One window of the Trifolium pratense cultivar HEN17-A07 linkage group LG2, ARS_RC_1.1, whole genome shotgun sequence genome contains the following:
- the LOC123909355 gene encoding basic blue protein-like translates to MSQRRGSASMNMATVIISLLCLLVLAQSANAATYTVGGPGGWTYNTDTWPNGKKFRAGDVLIFNYDSTTHNVVAVDKSGHNSCKATGGAKVFSSGKDQIRLARGQNYFICSIPGHCQSGMKVSIIAV, encoded by the exons ATGTCTCAGAGAAGAGGCAGTGCATCTATGAACATGGCCACTGTGATAATTTCACTGCTCTGCCTTTTGGTTCTGGCTCAAAGTGCTAATGCTGCAACCTACACTGTTGGAGGACCTGGTGGATGGACCTATAACACTGATACTTGGCCTAATGGAAAAAAGTTTAGAGCTGGTGATGTGCTAA TCTTTAACTATGATTCAACGACACACAACGTGGTTGCGGTCGATAAAAGCGGACACAACAGCTGCAAGGCGACGGGAGGTGCTAAAGTGTTCAGTTCAGGGAAAGACCAAATCAGGCTAGCAAGAGGGCAGAACTACTTCATATGCAGCATTCCTGGTCACTGCCAATCTGGGATGAAGGTTTCCATCATTGCAGTCTAG
- the LOC123909356 gene encoding basic blue protein-like: MSKGRGSASMNMVIVISMICIFVIAKNTNAETHKVGGPKGWTFGIVSWPNGKTFKAGDVLVFNYNAKLHNLVAVDENGYKRCKTPAGAQVLRTGNDEIELASGANYFICNVPGHCQTGMKISINVD; this comes from the exons aTGTCTAAGGGAAGAGGCAGTGCATCAATGAACATGGTCATTGTGATTTCAATGATATGCATTTTTGTTATAGCTAAAAATACTAATGCAGAAACTCACAAAGTTGGAGGACCTAAGGGATGGACCTTCGGCATTGTGAGTTGGCCCAATGGTAAAACGTTTAAAGCTGGCGATGTACTCG ttttCAACTACAATGCAAAGCTACACAATTTGGTTGCCGTGGACGAAAATGGATACAAACGGTGCAAGACCCCGGCAGGTGCTCAAGTGTTGCGAACAGGAAATGACGAAATCGAGCTAGCTAGCGGGGCAAACTATTTCATATGCAACGTTCCTGGTCACTGCCAAACTGGGATGAAGATTTCTATCAATGTAGATTAG
- the LOC123909353 gene encoding stearoyl-[acyl-carrier-protein] 9-desaturase 6, chloroplastic-like, which produces MVMLIRSHGLLPLATARTPIQSHLKSSYKMALKSQKTHSMPHEKIEVFKSLEKWALESILPLVKPIEDSWQPHNLLPDSSLSSDEFIDHVKALRDRTAELPDDYLVVLAGAMITEEALPTYQTWINKLDGVGDESGSSLTPWAIWSRSWTVEENRHGDLLKTYLYLSGRVDMQTIEKTIHYLIGAGVDLGTENNPYMGFMYTSFQERATFVSHGNLGRLAKERGDMTLARICGTIAADEKRHENAYVRIVEKLLEVDPTEAMMAIANIMHHKITMPAHLMHDGQDTCLFDHFSAIAQHIGVYTTDDYANILEFLIERWKLEKLGGLTSEGQHAQDYVCRLAPRIRRLQERRDERASKINHKFKWIFNKEVSL; this is translated from the exons ATGGTGATGTTAATACGTTCACATGGGCTACTACCACTTGCAACTGCAAGAACCCCAATACAAAGCCACCTAAAGTCCTCATACAAAATGGCCTTAAAATCCCAAAAGACACACTCTATGCCACATGAGAAAATAGAAGTGTTCAAATCACTAGAGAAATGGGCATTAGAAAGTATTTTGCCACTGGTCAAACCAATTGAGGATAGTTGGCAACCCCATAACTTGTTGCCAGATTCATCGTTGTCATCGGATGAGTTCATTGATCATGTGAAGGCCTTAAGGGATCGAACGGCTGAGCTTCCAGACGATTACCTAGTAGTTTTAGCGGGTGCTATGATTACTGAGGAAGCACTGCCTACATACCAAACATGGATAAACAAGTTAGATGGAGTGGGGGACGAGAGTGGTTCAAGTCTCACACCATGGGCTATATGGTCACGCTCTTGGACCGTTGAAGAAAATAGACATGGAGATTTACTTAAAACTTATCTCTATCTCTCTGGTCGAGTTGATATGCAAACGATTGAAAAAACCATCCATTATTTAATTGGAGCTGGCGTG GATTTGGGTACCGAAAACAACCCATACATGGGGTTCATGTACACATCCTTTCAAGAGCGAGCCACATTTGTGTCACACGGCAACTTAGGTAGGTTGGCTAAAGAGAGAGGCGATATGACACTTGCACGCATTTGTGGGACTATTGCTGCAGATGAGAAGCGCCACGAAAATGCATATGTGAGAATTGTGGAAAAGCTTCTAGAAGTGGACCCAACAGAGGCTATGATGGCCATAGCAAATATCATGCATCACAAGATTACAATGCCCGCACATTTGATGCACGACGGGCAAGACACATGCCTCTTTGATCATTTCTCTGCAATAGCACAACATATTGGTGTGTACACGACCGATGATTATGCTAATATATTAGAGTTCTTAATTGAACGGTGGAAATTGGAGAAGCTCGGGGGATTGACAAGCGAAGGGCAACATGCACAAGATTATGTGTGTCGACTTGCACCTAGAATAAGGAGACTACAAGAACGTCGTGATGAGCGAGCAAGCAAAATCAACCACAAATTCAAATGGATCTTCAATAAAGAGGTGTCCTTGTGA
- the LOC123909357 gene encoding stearoyl-[acyl-carrier-protein] 9-desaturase 6, chloroplastic-like — MMMAMCTQLGAWTPTQCHLKASSKTVLRAQKTHSMPPEKKEIFKSLESWVSQNVLPLAKPVEECWQPHDLLPDSSLSSGEFTDQVKALRDRTAELPDDYLVVLVGDMITEEALPTYQTWINKLDGVGDESGSSLTPWAIWSRSWTAEENRHGDLLKTYLYLSGRVDMHMIEKSIHYLLGAGQDVGTENNPYMGFVYASFQERATFVSHGNMARLARERGDLVLARMCGTIAADEKRHENAYVKIVEKLLEVDPTETMIAISNMMRRKITMPAHLMHDGQNPHLFDNFSAVAQRIGVYTTNDYVDILDFLIGRWKLEKIENLTSEGQCAQEFVCGLAPRIRKLQVRLDNHRSTKIHHKFSWVFNKEVSL, encoded by the exons ATGATGATGGCAATGTGCACCCAATTAGGAGCTTGGACTCCAACACAATGCCATCTAAAGGCCTCATCCAAAACAGTGCTAAGAGCCCAAAAGACACACTCAATGCCACCTGAGAAGAAAGAAATTTTCAAGTCATTAGAGAGTTGGGTATCACAAAATGTGTTGCCACTAGCCAAACCTGTGGAGGAATGTTGGCAGCCACATGACTTGTTGCCAGATTCATCTTTGTCATCGGGTGAGTTCACCGATCAAGTGAAGGCTTTAAGGGATCGAACGGCTGAACTTCCAGACGATTACCTTGTAGTTTTGGTGGGTGATATGATCACTGAGGAAGCATTGCCTACATACCAAACATGGATAAACAAGTTGGATGGGGTTGGGGACGAGAGTGGTTCAAGTCTCACACCATGGGCTATATGGTCACGCTCTTGGACTGCTGAAGAAAATAGACATGGAGACTTACTCAAAACTTATCTCTATCTCTCTGGTCGAGTTGATATGCACATGATTGAAAAATCCATCCATTATTTGCTTGGAGCTGGCCAG GATGTGGGTACAGAAAACAACCCATACATGGGCTTTGTATATGCATCTTTTCAAGAGCGAGCCACATTTGTGTCACATGGAAACATGGCTCGGTTGGCTAGAGAGAGGGGTGATTTGGTACTAGCACGCATGTGTGGAACCATTGCTGCAGATGAGAAGCGTCACGAGAATGCATACGTTAAAATTGTTGAGAAGCTTTTAGAAGTGGACCCAACAGAGACTATGATAGCCATATCAAATATGATGCGGCGCAAGATTACAATGCCCGCGCACTTGATGCATGACGGGCAGAACCCACATCTCTTCGATAATTTTTCCGCTGTGGCACAACGTATTGGCGTGTACACGACTAATGACTATGTTGATATTTTAGATTTCTTAATTGGACGGTGGAAATTGGAGAAGATTGAGAATTTGACAAGTGAAGGACAATGTGCACAAGAGTTCGTGTGTGGACTTGCACCTAGAATAAGGAAACTCCAAGTACGTCTTGATAACCACCGATCGACCAAGATCCACCATAAATTCTCTTGGGTCTTCAATAAAGAGGTGTCCTTGTGA